The Bacillus carboniphilus nucleotide sequence TTTCCGAAAGCATCTCTTTTGTCTTATTCTTTTGTTGTTCCCATTTATCGTTATGTAGGATTTTTCGATTATTGCCCTCTTTTGCTTTCGTACATTGGGAGCGGAAAGGGCAACCCGAACAGTCCTCACACTCGTACACTTTATACTCACGTGTGAAGCCGTAACGATCTGTCTTCTGAGATGTATACCGGTATGTCAAGTGTTTGCCATTTGGACAAGTGTAAGTGTCGTTTTCATTATCATAATCCCAATTGGTAATATTGAACGTATTTTTTTTATAACTTCTCTTTTTCTCTTTTCGATACAAATTGTACGTCATCAGTGGTACTCGTTTACGGTTTTCTAGCACATCTTGATAATTTTCTTCACTTCCATAACCAGCGTCTGCAACAATGTAGGTTGGAAGTGTAAAGAAATGTTGTTCGATTTGATTTAGAAAGGGAATGAACGTCCGTGTATCTGTTGGATTTGAGAAGATTTCATAAGCCAGTGTAAATTGCCCTTCCGTTGCGATCTGTACATTATAACCAGCTTTCAACTGCCCATTTTTCATATAGTCATCTTTCATTCGCATAAACGTGGCATCACTGTCTGTCTTCGAATAACTGTTTCGCTCGCGGAAGATTTTCATATCCAGTTCATACTTTTGTTTGCGCACCACAAAATCTCGAAACTGTTTAAGATATTGTTTCGGTTCTTTACGCTCGGAACGAAGTGTTTTTCGTTCACCTACGTCTTCACTTGTCTCTATTTTTTGGTTGATTTCTTCTACTTTATCTTCCAATTTGTCTACTACTTCCGAAAGTTCTCCTGTTGAAAGTGCTTCTGGAGTTTCTCTTTCGATTTCAGGGATGATTTGTTTCTCTACCAATTCGTCATACATCTGTTTTGACTTTTCCATTAGGACAGCGCTGTACTTTTCCACTGACTTACGCCAGACAAAAGTAAACTTATTCGCATTAGCTTCTATCTTGGTTCCATCGATGAAAATAGCGTCTTGATCAATGTGTCCTTCCTGAACAAGATGACAACGAAACTGAACAAAACAATCACGAAGAAGTGCTTTAA carries:
- a CDS encoding IS1182 family transposase, with protein sequence MFKDYIMNQVVLPLDLEIKLQKNDIAYSVHDIVEQIPEEAFDQFKMQTGCPAYHPRMMMKIILCAYTQSVFSGRKIEALLLDSVRMMWLAQGQEPSYRTINRFRVHPDVKALLRDCFVQFRCHLVQEGHIDQDAIFIDGTKIEANANKFTFVWRKSVEKYSAVLMEKSKQMYDELVEKQIIPEIERETPEALSTGELSEVVDKLEDKVEEINQKIETSEDVGERKTLRSERKEPKQYLKQFRDFVVRKQKYELDMKIFRERNSYSKTDSDATFMRMKDDYMKNGQLKAGYNVQIATEGQFTLAYEIFSNPTDTRTFIPFLNQIEQHFFTLPTYIVADAGYGSEENYQDVLENRKRVPLMTYNLYRKEKKRSYKKNTFNITNWDYDNENDTYTCPNGKHLTYRYTSQKTDRYGFTREYKVYECEDCSGCPFRSQCTKAKEGNNRKILHNDKWEQQKNKTKEMLSEKKTGEIYGKRKTDVEPVFGFLKANLGFTRMSVRGKERVKNELGFALMAVNIRKFAAMSAK